One window of Penaeus chinensis breed Huanghai No. 1 chromosome 34, ASM1920278v2, whole genome shotgun sequence genomic DNA carries:
- the LOC125043799 gene encoding soluble calcium-activated nucleotidase 1-like: MSSNPPKDMIDNSNMVLDMRQAVFSRTPLSYRVGNSTLHVQTKFVTLVAAVGLVSLLVLFMIMPTSRVGSSNLTNDIWGHGEEHGHGHHHQRNWFTFYNSTYPLTQPVYSDRGYIKYRIAVVTDLDTDSKHPTEKNTWISYLKKGHLKVNVESEEVSVEWDKEVISLKSNMAYGGRGMELSELIVFNGRLYAVDDRTGIIYEVDLHENKVIPWVVLTDGNGRNTKGFKSEWATVKDETLIVGGLGKEWTTAQGELLNHNPQWVKTISTRGFVEHHDWTRNYEKLREAVGIFFPGYMIHESCSWSEGHQRWVFLPRRASSTRYDEKEDEHRGTNIMLQATEGFENIKVSHVGDKIDTHGFSSFKFIPGTKETLIVALKSEEVEGKVASYVMAFNINGKVVLPETKVGDFKFEGIEFV; this comes from the exons ATGTCTTCCAATCCTCCAAAGGATATGATTGACAATAGCAATATGGTATTAGATATGAGGCAGGCGGTGTTTAGCAGAACACCTCTCTCATATAGAGTTGGAAATTCAACTCTTCATGTGCAG ACAAAGTTTGTAACTCTGGTAGCTGCTGTTGGACTGGTGTCTCTGTTGGTGCTGTTCATGATCATGCCTACTTCCCGAGTTGGTTCTAGTAATCTCACCAATGATATATGGGGTCATGGTGAGGAGCATGGCCATGGACACCATCATCAGCGTAACTGGTTTACCTTCTacaacag TACATATCCCTTAACACAGCCTGTCTACAGTGACAGAGGTTATATTAAGTACagaatagcagtagtaacagacTTAGACACAGACTCTAAACATCCAACTGAGAAAAATACATGGATTAGCTACTTGAAAAAG GGTCATCTTAAAGTTAATGTAGAGAGTGAGGAAGTTAGTGTTGAATGGGACAAGGAAGTTATTTCTCTCAAATCCAACATGGCTTATGGAGGCAGAGGAATGGAACTGTCAGAGCTCATTGTTTTCAATGGCAGGCTTTATGCAGTGGATGATCGGACAGGAATTATTTATGAAGTTGATCTTCATGAGAATAAAGTCATCCCTTGGGTTGTTTTAACAGATGGCAATGGCAGAAATACTAAAG GATTCAAAAGTGAATGGGCCACAGTGAAGGATGAGACTCTTATAGTTGGGGGCCTTGGCAAGGAGTGGACAACTGCTCAAGGAGAACTGCTTAACCATAATCCTCAGTGGGTCAAGACAATATCCACACGAGGGTTTGTTGAACACCATGACTGGACACGGAACTATGAAAAATTGAGAGAAGCCGTAGGAATCTTTTTCCCAG GTTATATGATTCATGAGTCATGCTCGTGGTCAGAGGGTCATCAGCGGTGGGTTTTCTTACCGAGGCGAGCATCATCAACTCGgtatgatgaaaaggaagatgaacaCCGTGGCACAAATATCATGTTGCAAGCTACTGAGGGATTTGAAAATATTAAG GTCAGTCATGTTGGTGATAAGATTGACACCCATGGATTCTCCAGCTTCAAATTTATACCTGGTACAAAGGAGACGTTAATTGTGGCTTTGAAATCTGAGGAAGTTGAAGGGAAGGTTGCTTCATATGTCATGGCATTCAATATTAATGGGAAAGTTGTACTGCCAGAAACTAAAGTAGGAGATTTTAAATTTGAGGGCATTGAGTTTGTATAG